From the Exiguobacterium marinum DSM 16307 genome, the window CGATAAGTAAAGAAACCATCCGACAAAAAATAAAAAGAGCGGGGTGAAGCAGACAATCGCTACCCACGCCACTCTTTTTTTACTCTGTTGTAGAGAATTCATCAATCAATCACCTTGACATTCTTCTCATTGAATTTCATTCCGAGTTTCTCGGCAATCGCGTAAATTCTTTCTGGCGAGCTTAATTGGGCGATTTCATACTTTAGTTCTTCATTTTCTTTTGCAACCCCGTCGACCTGCTGATTAACGGCTGCTGTATCACGCATAATGTTATATGCTTCGTTGTGTTTCGACACCGTGATGCCACCGAACATGACCACTGAACCAATCATTACTGGATACAGGATCGATTCAAACAAGGTCAACGTGCGTCGTTTTGGAACAGGTATTGGTCGTTCTTGCGGAATCGGATTTCGATTCGGTGTAACTTGAGGCTGCAACGCCTTACGGGCAGCTTCTGGCATCAGGTATCCCTCCTACTAGCTAAATTATTTTTGTTTTTCGGCCACTCTCAGTTTAGCTGAGCGTGCACGACGATTATCTTCGAGTTCTCCTTCACTCGCCACGATCGGTTTACGCGTGATGAGTTTGAGCTCGGGTTCAAATTCTTCCGGAATGACCGGCAACCCTGGTGGTAAAGGTGGATATTGGCTCCGTTCTTTAAACACTTGCTTACAAATTCGGTCTTCTAATGAGTGGAACGTAATGACACAGATCCGTCCGTTCACTGCGAGTAAATCGATTGCATCTTGAACGGCACGGTCGAATACGTTCAATTCGTCATTGACGGCAATTCGAATGGCTTGGAACGTCCGCTTCGCCGGATGACCGCCCTTGCGTCGTGCTGGTGCAGGAATCGCTTCTTTAATCAAGTCGACAAGCTCGAACGTCGTCTCAATCGGTTTATCAGCACGAGCTTGCTCAATTTTTCGTGCGATTTGTTTTGAAAACTTTTCCTCCCCGTATGTAAAGAAAATACGAGCAAGTTCCCCAAACGACCATTCATTCACAACATGATAGGCTGAAAACTCCCGTGACCGGTCCATTCTCATATCGAGTGGTGCGTCATAATTGTAACTGAATCCACGTTCTGCCTCATCTAGCTGTGGCGAGGAAACGCCTAGGTCGAATAGTACACCGTCCACTTTCATGACACCATGTTGCTGAAGTTCTTCTTTCAAGTGAACGAAGTTGCTCTTTATAAACGTCACACGGCCTTCATAAGGAGCCAATCGCTCTTTCGCATGTGCGAGTGCGACGTCATCTTGGTCGAATGCATATAGTTGACCCGTCGTTAGACGCTTTGCGATTTCTTCACTATGACCCGCTCCACCTAACGTACAATCCACATATACCCCATCTGGTTTGATGTTCAATCCCTCGATGGACTCCATTTTTAAAACCGTTTCATGCTCAAACATTCAAAAAACCCTCTCAACCTACATATTTCAACTGTATTATTACACTTACTTTATCATAAAAATGTCAAGGTCCGTACAGGTTTTTAGCGAAAAGAGGAAACAAAAAGGTAACAACAAAAAAAACTCCTGACAAATGTCAAGAGCCCTTATGAAAATGTTATACAAGGAATAAACAACGCTCCGCTTCTGAGTCTTCATAAACTAGTTTCAACCGATGAAAAACGTCTAGACCGTGACGGTTTAAAATCGGAACCATCGATAAAATACGCTCTTGAGGAGCATCCATCGGGAACAGTCGAGTCGAAAGATGAATCCGCCGGGCGTTCAATCGATATTGATTCCGTTTCGCTTCAGCACGCATCTCATCTGCCAACTGCTCGAGAACATGTTTCGACTTCGATTCGAATCGTCTTCCGTGCTTACTTGCTTCCTGACTGACCGCTTCCGTGAGCGTCCGAAATGCATACAACTTCGCTTCGAACGATTCATCATCAAATGGATAGTCCGGTAGTGGCTGTTTCATATATTCCTCTAAGGTCACGCTTTCTTGTCGTAATTTTTTTTCATCATTTCTCGACACGATCACGCCACCAAGACGTGGGAGGAGAAGCGGCATCTTCCATCCGAGTTCATGGAATAACGGACGTAGTTGCAACCAGTAAGCGATTTCGCCGGGACCACCGACGTACCCAAGTGTCGGAAACAAATATTCTTGCATGAGCGGGCGTGAGACCACATTGTTTGAAAAACGTTCCGGGTGCGCTTCTATTTCACTGAGCAACTCTGTCTCCGTGAATCGATGTCCACGTTTGGTCGTATACACCCCATCAATTTTTGTGAGCAACTCACGCGTGCCGTCATGATAAAACAGATGTGCCGCCTCTTTATTTAATTCTACTGACGGCATTCCTTCTTCATAGGAATGGGCGAGCGTATGCTGGAGCGCGTCTTGATGTTCGATGAGACGTCGGAACATCGGACGTTCGAGTGCACGGACGTCTTGAGTATGTGGATCAAATAACAAAAAATCAGTTCCTACGAATCGACGCATCATCCTACCAAAAAACTGAGCGAAAGAATGGCTCATTTGAATAAGGTCGATTAACTCATTGTACAAATCAGAGGTATACGGGGTCTCCGTCTCGTTCAATAGTAACTGCTGCGCCATTTGAACAAGCTCGAGTTTTAGACGATCGAACTCCAGTTCCCCTACGGAAGCTTTTCCTGCTAGCGGAATTGTGGACAAAGCATCTTTCTTTAAAGTTCTCGAAAACGTCTGGGTCGTGAAAACATGATTGATTTCAGCGAAGTCATGGTCCTCCGTCGCCATCCAAAAAATCGGAAGGACCGGCTTTCCTAGTTTTTTCTCTGCCTGCTTCGCCCGTTTGATGACTGCCAACAGTTTGTACACAGCAAACAAAGGTCCACCGAATACGCCAACCTGCTGTCCCGTCACCATGACGTATGCTTCTCGCTGTTCGAGTAGATCAAGGTTCGCTACTAGTCGATCCGATAGTTCCCCAAACTGCCGTTGCTGCTGTTTTAAAATATGGACAATCTCATGCAAATGTTCATAGGAGCGTCCCGTAATCTCCTGCGCACGTTTCTCGACCTCATCCATGCCTCGATAATCGAGCCAACGCCCGTACCCATGCTCCACTTGAATCATCGGAGATGTGGGTGTATATAGGGCATCAAATGCTTCTACTTTCACGAATAACAACTTCCTTTCAATCAATCAACGAATCATTTCTCGAGCCACACCGATTGCGAATAAAATCGCATGTGTCGGCACAAGGAGCAAAAAGAGCAAACGCCAGCCGTGGACAAACATCTTTGTAAACAATACTTCCTCGTATCGAATCCGTTGCCAGATTGCATTGATTGGAAAAATGGCACAACAAATAGCAAGGAATAAAAGAAACACTTCCGTCCCGACGATAGCCTCGAGTAAAACGCCACATGCATAAAACCATAGGAGAACTCCAGTATCACAGGCGAGTTTAAATGAGTTGATTGATTTCGGCATAATTTTTCTAAGTATCATATACACCATAAACCATAAGATGAGTGGAAATGAAACGATATACACTAACACGATGCGCTCGCTCCTATAATCAATTTATGTAGCAGTGGAATGACGGTGAGTGAATTCTGCGTCAGAGCGGCTTTTTCAATCACCGGCTTTAAAATTGCATCCACTTCTGTTGGCCTACCTTCTTCAATGTCTCGAAGCATCGAGGAACGGTTCTCCGCGGTGCTTGCGATGATTGACTCAATGTATGTGTATGGGACTTGTTGCGGAAACAACGGCGTCAACTCACGATAAATTGACTGCGCAATCTCACGATATGGAGAGTTAACGAGTGCTCCATTCGGGACACGACATAATGCTGTGATGGGATTGATGATGGCATTGGCGAATAGCTTTTCGATGACGACTTGTTCGATATCCTCTTCCCACACAAGCTGGAGCGGACTCTCTTTAATCTGAATCGGGGGAAGACCTGTCGAACTTCCGATTCGAATACGTCCGAGTCCTCGGTGTTCTATCCCGCCCCTTGATTTCGTCACACCGTGTTCGACGATTCCCAAATGAAAGCCTCGGCGTTTCGCATAGTCAAGATGTGCGATCCCATTTGAACAAATGAAGACCGGCACTTTTCCTGTCAGTCGCTCCGTAGCTCCCTCTACTTGATGGGCTTTTGTCGTGACAAAGAAGATGTCCTCGTCGGTCTCTTGTAACGTCTCGCTAGACTTGAGAGATACATGCGCTGATCCATTCGTCATACCTGTCCTCGTAATGGATAGCCGCTCGTCGGGTGATGATATGTTTCGTCCATAGACTGTCACCTCATAATCATCAGCAAGTAAGGATGCCATCAATAGTCCGACCGCTCCGTTTCCGATTATCCCGATACGTTTGATGGAGTTCATAGTTGCCCTCCTCCTATAAAAACTATTTTCGCACAAAAAGTTTACCACATCTTTTCGCTATGACCCAAAAATCGCAAACAAAAAAGAAGCGACCTGAAATCAGATCGCTTCTTCTCGCATTATTTGCTTGTTACTTCTTTACCGTTGTAATGTCCGCAAGATTTGCAAACACGGTGTGAAAGTTTCATTTCCCCACAGTTCGGGCACTCGTTCATACCAGGTACGTTGAGTTTGAAGTGAGTACGACGAAGACGTTTGCGAGTTTTCGACGTTCTACGGAATGGTACTGCCATCGTTGTCCACCTCCTTGAAAAGTTAACCTTCCTCGTTCTCTTTTTTCGAGAACAGGTCAGCCAGTCCCGCGAAGCGCGGGTCAATTTTTGGTTGGGTTTCGGGCTGATCGTCAGTGAGCGTCCAGCCTTCTCCTTCAACCTGAGTTTTGTCTGTTTCGTTCCCGTAAACTTGCATCGGGACGTCTAACATGATGAGCTCTTTTACAATCGGTACAAGACTGATCGTATTTCCTTCTGGCAAATTCACGTCATCGAATTGCTCCGTATAACGCCCATTCTCCAAAAAGAAAGGCTCGAGCGATTCAATATCGAATTCATAAGTGACATCTTCTAACGTTCGCGCATCTGGCAACGTCAGGTCACCTTGAATCTTCAGATTGAATGTAACTTGATTAGATGTGAACGATGCATCCCCGTGCACATGCACCGGGCGAATCGAACGGATATCCGGATGGAGCTGAGTCAGCTCTGGTAGTTCTACCATCTCATCGATTGTAAAACCGTCACCCTGGTTTCGGAGCTTAAGTAGCTGTGCAATAGACCATTTCATCCGAATCACCTCAATTGCAACAATATGAATTATAGATAGGCCAACTTGTTTTGTCAATGTTTTTTCTTTACACTAAAATCAGTTGACGACGGCGCTTTGCCAAAGCGTACTTACTCATCTTACACCAATCCATACGACAATGCAAAGGAGTAAATCATGCAAAAGACGGCCATTATTGCAGAGTACAACCCATTTCACAACGGTCACTATTACCAAGCGCAAACTGCACGTCAAGAAACAGGGGCTGATATCATGATTGCCATCATGAGTGCACAGTTCACTCAACGAGGAGAACCAGCCTCGTTCGATAAGTGGAAACGGGCAAAAGCGGCCGTCGAGAGCGGTGCCATCGACCTTGTCATCGAACTGCCGACCCAATATGGTGTGCAGCGCGCCGACCGTTTCGCCACAGCCGCTGTCTCAATCGCAGAACAACTCGGTTGCCAAACCTTATCGTTTGGGAGCGAGAGCGGGGATGTCGATGCTATTCTTCATGCAGCACGAGCAGACGTCGAAGAGATGCCGATATATAAAAAGGAACTCCGTCAAGCGCTACAAGCAGGTCATTCATCTGCACAAGCTTCGAGTCATGCGTTTCAGACCGTCTATCCTACATTTGATTTGACTCGCCCTAACAATATTTTGGCCTATCATTACGCCAAAGCGGCGAAGACGATTCAGTTGCACACGGTCAAACGACTAGGTGCGGATTATCACGATCCTTCATTGGCGGACGTCATGTCAGCGACAGGCATTCGGGCACATTACTTGGACTCTGGAGAAGTTCGTGCCGTGCCAAAAGCGACAGAAGCGATGTTTCGGACGCAATCGATGACCCATTGGGAATTGTATTGGCCAGTCTTGCAATATAAACTTCGAACACTTCCACTCACCACGCTAACTGAACTCGTAGGGATTGATGCATCTCTCGCACCGCGACTTATACGTGCAGGATTAGAGACGTCTTTCGACCAGGCCCTTACTGCCGTCTCGACCCGTCGTTACACGCGTACCGCGATTCAACGGGCGTTTGTGTCAGTTCTGCTTCATTGGTTAAAAGAGGAAGTCCCGACACTTTTTGACGATGTCCCATACGTGAGACCGCTCGCATTTAATGAAATTGGGCGACTTGCGCTACGAGATGTGAAACAAGACCTTCCAATCGTCAGTAAGTTCGATGCACGTCTCGACTTCGAAGCCCGTGTAACCGAAGCGTATCGACTCCCTCTTCAAAACGATGAGTTGATTGAACATCGCCAACGCCCTCAGTTCATTTTTTCTAAATAACGAATCGCATCTTCGGCCGTCTTCACAGGGACAACTTCGATGTCACTGTCGAGACGGTCTCGCGATTCAAGCGCTTCTTCATAGTTCGAACCAGATGGGACAAAAAAGACTTCCGCGCCTTCTTCATCGGCCGCGACGATCTTCTGCCACGCGCCCCCAATCGGTCCGACATTTCCTTCCTCATCGACCGTTCCCGTTCCGGCAATCCGTTTGCCATTCGCCAAATCACCCGGCGTCAATTGATCATAAATTTCAAGCGTGAACATCAATCCTGCGGAGGGTCCTCCGACATTCGTCAAGGACACATTCACTTCAGGGTTGGCTGTGATTTCCTGCACGGGAAGGGGCTCGTATATCCCGATTCCGACCCGATCGCCGCTCTGGTCAATCGGTTGAATGAGCGTTTTGACGATGCGCTCTTCCCCGTCTCTCTCAATCGTCAATCTCACTTCATCACCTGCATCAAATTCCATCACCCGCTTTAAAAAGTCTCCGCGTGTTGCAAAAGACATCCCGTCAATTGCGGTGATAACATCTCCGGGCTTTAATATATTGGCAGCGAGCGACCCTGGAATCGGTGCGGACACATAGATTCCATCAAAGTCGACTGTCACTTCCTTGCCAGCGAGTTTATAGGCATATTGAATCGCTGCTTGTTGCGACGAATCCATTAATAATTTCTGACGACGGTCGTAATCTGCTTCGCTTTCACCGTCATATAAATAGCGACTAGATAAATTTGCTTCCGTGAACGGTGTGATCCAACTTTCTACTAACCAAAAAGGTGTCGCGCGTCGTTGGGAGATCGTCACCATCATCAGTTCCCCTTCATCCTTTACGCCGCCTTGGACAGTCAGGAACTCTTCAATCGAGGTCGCTGCTCCAGGTGAGGAGATGTAGTAAGGGAGCGGGACGAAAAGAAAGAGCAGCACTGTAACAAGTAGACCGAGACCAATTTTTAACGATTTCATTGTCCCGAGCTCACTTGATATTTTTTCCGTAACGCCACTTCGACTTGCTCCGGTACGAGCTCACTGACCGACGCACCGTATTTCGCCACTTCTTTGACGATGGACGAGCTGAGGAACGAATATTGACTATTCGTCATCATGAATAACGTCTCTACGTTCTCATTCAACTTTTTGTTGATTGATGCGATTTGAAGCTCGTATTCAAAATCCGATACCGCACGAAGCCCACGGACAATCGTCGCCGCTTCCCGCTCTGCAGCATACTCGACAAGTAATCCACCGAACGCATCGGCCGACACGTTTGGAAGATGTGTCGTCACATCTCGTATAAGTCCTAATCGTTCTTCCACATCAAACAGTGGGGCCTTGCTTGAATTCTCAAGGACGGCGACAATGACCTCGTCAAAAATGGCCGCCGCTCGTTCAATTATATCTAGATGTCCGTTCGTGATGGGGTCAAAGCTGCCCGGACAAATCGCAATTCGTTTCATTCGTTTCACTCCTCAATCGATGCATACTCATAAAAACTGATGGTGATCACATCTGAGTATCGCTGTTCTTTAATTCGTTCAAATCGTCCCACTCGCTCCGGTAACGTCACGTCACTACCGTGTTCACAGACGATTACGCCGATATCGATCAACATGTCAGACTCATCGATTAGTTGTAAGAACGCAACGTGTTCTTCCGCATGATAGGGAGGGTCCATAAAGATGAGTTTGAAAGATTCCTGTTTCAGTTTGAGCTGCTCGAGCACAGCTTTGGCATCTTGACGATATACCTTCCCTTTCTCTTCATAATGGGTCGTCTGTAAATTCTCTTGAATCGTTTGGACGGCTTTCGGTTGACGGTCGACGAAAATGGCTTCGTCACAACCTCTCGATAATGCCTCGATTCCTAGTCCTCCGCTACCCGCGTAAAGGTCTAGCGCTTTCCCCCCGGAAAAATAAGGTCCGATGATGTTAAATAATGACTCTTTCACTTTGTCCGTCGTCGGCCGCGTAGCCGTGCCCGGGACCGCCTTCAATCGGGTCCCTTTTCGTTCTCCAGATATGACACGCATGTCTTTCCCTCCAGCAGAAAAGATGAAGGTGACGCCACCTTCATCTTTTTGATTATTTCAATTTTGTCTCGTACGTTTCTGAAACGAACGGACGCTCACTCCGAACGACCGCTTCCACGAATGGCAGAGCCTTCACTTGTTCGATTACGGTTTCATAACCTTCGAGGTCCGTGTAAAGAAAAGCATACTTCTCTCGTTTCGAGACAAAGTACAGGTTTGCATAACGTCTGAGTGCCTTCAATTGTTTCAAGGAATTCACATATACGACGATACCAATCCGTTCATTCAACTTAGACGGCGCATCCACAACTTCCGCCTCCTCCGCAACTGCCCCCTCCGGAACATCCACCTTCGTCAAAGAATGGGTTGCCGGTCGGGACTTTGATTTTAGGAGAGACTGAATGAGCCAATAGTTCACTCACTTCCCCTAACAACTTATCCAAGTTTCGTTCCGCTTTTTTGAACGCCGCAATTTCCGGCTGAACGTCGAGACGACGTTTGATGAGATGCATCTCTTTTTTTATGCGGTCATGATCCGGATGATGTTTCCCGAAACGTTGGACATATTCGTAATCTTCTTTCATCTTTAAAAACTCGCGCTCGATTTCCTTGGCTTCCTGCGATGTGCGCCGTGCCGCTTTCGTTTGAATATATGTTTGAAACGATTCGCTTGCTTCAATCAAATCGGTCAATTCTTCTGTTTGATCGAGCAGGGCAATCGTCTGTTCAGTGATTATCATACCCCTCACCCTTTCTGCCATGATTTTACCACAATTGTTTCCCTATGTAAGCAATCCACACTATAATTGAATGTGACCGCAAGGCGTTCAATGTAGAAAGGAAGTGAAGAGACGCACCATGTGCGTCTGTATATGAAAAAAGTTTCTTTTAATATGATTCGATCAGCCGGCATCAAGACGGATTATGCGAAACCCGAATATTATTTCGACCAACTCGACAAGGTACGCGCTGCCGACCTCGTCTTGTTCCCCGAGTATTGGATGGTCAATTCCATCATCTATGGGATGAACAAAGCCATTTTCCCGTCTCCTGCGACATATCACCTCGGTCACGACAAAATCGAGATGACGCGTGCATTTAAAGCGACGTATCCTCATCGCATTCCGAAGACGTTGATTTACGGAAAAAACCCATACACAATTGAACGCGTCTTGGAAGAGTTCCACTATCCGTTCGTCGCCAAAAAAGCCAAGTCCTCGATGGGTCAAGGCGTATGGTTGATTAAAAACGACCAGGACTGGTTAGAATACGTCGAGAAACATGATACGTTCTACGTACAAGAGTTTATTCCGAATGATCGTGACTTACGCGTTATCGTGATTGGAGAAGAAGTCGTCGGTGCCTACTGGCGTGTCAGTGAGGCCTTTTTAAACAACGTCGCCCAAGGAGCCAACTTTTCGTACGAAGACATCCCGGAAGACGTCGTCAAAGAAGTTCAAACGATTGCGAATACGTTATCCATCAATCACGCGGCGTTTGACGTCATCGTGACGGAAGACGGATTTTATATTTTGGAGTTCAACGTCTTTTTCGGTTCAGAAGGACTGCTTCCGCTCGGTGTAAAACTTCCCCAAAAAATCGAGGAATACTTAAATACACTTGGTTGATTAATCGTTCATCTTTTTTTCACAATTTGAACACACGTTATTCCAAGAACGTTTTTGAATATGGTATGATGACATATGAGGTTTATTCGAAAAGGGGGATTATGATGAAATTTGAGCAGTTCCACATCGAGGGAAAAGAAATCCGTTTTGGTTTGCTCGAGACGATCATGGATCATCATCATTTCATCCGTGAAGGTGCTTGGGACTACGAGCGTGCCACGTATGATATGAAATATGAGAAACAATCGACCGGCGAAACATTCTATCTTCGCTTACCTGTATACGCGATCGAAGGTCAAATCGAAGATCGTCACGCTGTCGTAAAAATGCTCACACCGATTTTAGGAAAGCATTATTACCCACACGGTGTTGAATACGATGAAGTCTTCCCAGAAGAAATCGTCCGCGACTGCGAACGTCGTCTAAAGGCACTCGCAGAAACACTAGAAGTCAAACCCCTTGCATAAGCGAAGGGGTTTTTCTTATGGTCTCTTATGATCTGAGATGAAAGTCGAACAAGGACTTTACGCCGACAGGTCCTCTGACTGGAGGATGGAACAACCTTTACTCTCATAATACACAATCATATCCTCAATCTTCTTCAAATCGTAACTCGAGATGCAATCTGATAGAACACTGACCTCATAGTCGGATTTCCGCAGATTGTAGCAAGTCGACTTCACACAAGCAGTAGCATCAGCACCAGTGATATAGAAGGTATCGATGCCATTTTGTTCAATAAACGTCGCAAACGCCTCGCTCGTCAAGGCGTTGCCCTTGTATTTCGTGAACACGTGGTCGGACATGATTTTCAAATCTGGTGCTAATTCCGCTCCTCGCGTCCCTGTTTTAAAAGTTCTAGTCCCTGCTGATAAATTTTCATGTCGGATATAGACGATATGTAACTTCTTTGCGACCGCCCAATCAATCGCTTTGTTAATGTTGTCGATGATTGCTTTATAATTTTTTGTGATGTCATTTTGAATATCAATGACGACCAACGCATGATTCTGCATGTTCCATCCTCCTCCAATATTAAAAAAACGAACCTTTGTTCGTCTTACTTCACATCATAACAAAATTCACTTCTGGAAGATATAGTCATGATCAACATAGCGTCTAGCATATAAAAAAGGGAGGCCCTTTACGGGTCCTCCCTTCGGTCATGTCGCTATGATGCTCAACGTCACATCGACCTGACCGAGTAATAAATCAAATTGGTCTCGGACATAGCGGTACAATCGCTCTGCCTCGACGAGTGATAATGGTGCAATGATTAGATAATCATAGTGGTCTTTCGAGCGAGAGACGACTTTCACTTCTTTCAAGCCAAATTCAATGGCGCTACAGGCAATCAAATCTTCAATCGCCCGTTCCGCGATCGTCACGTCTCCGTATGAATAGTCATTCCCAATCACAGCCATCGTATCATTCATGGTGATCACTCCTTTTCATTCGCGAGCACTTTCACGTCCTCCATGATAGATTCGATATCGACCGGGTCATCCCCTGCCGTTGCCATCTGAGCGACAGCACGTACATCATGGTGACGGTCGATGACGTACATCGTCGTCGCGTGCGTCACGAGTCCACTGTTCGCCTTGGAATAATAAAATTGAAGTTGACGCGTGATGCGGTCGATGTCGACCTGGTCTCCCGTCAACATCTTCCATCCCGTCGGCTCCGCTTGGAACGCCTCACCATAGTTTTTAAGTACGGGCACGGTATCCACGTCCGGGTCGACCGTGATGGCGACGAGTTCTACGTCTGAGCCGTATAAGTTCTCATCTTTTAATTCTTTTTCGAGCTTCATGAAATCACGTAACGTGAGCGGACAAATATCTGGACAGTTCGTGTAAAAGAACGTCACGATTTTCACTTTTCCATTATCGGAATTGTACGTCTCTTCATTTAATGCGTTCGTCAATGTGAACGGGGTTGGCTCTTGAATGACGGGTAGGTCGTCTTGATTGAAGAAAACAAAATACACGGCTACTCCGATGACAACAAGCGTCAAGACGGTCAAACCGACCGTCATATAGCTATTCCGTTTCATACAGCTCTCCCTCTCTATA encodes:
- a CDS encoding ATP-grasp domain-containing protein translates to MKKVSFNMIRSAGIKTDYAKPEYYFDQLDKVRAADLVLFPEYWMVNSIIYGMNKAIFPSPATYHLGHDKIEMTRAFKATYPHRIPKTLIYGKNPYTIERVLEEFHYPFVAKKAKSSMGQGVWLIKNDQDWLEYVEKHDTFYVQEFIPNDRDLRVIVIGEEVVGAYWRVSEAFLNNVAQGANFSYEDIPEDVVKEVQTIANTLSINHAAFDVIVTEDGFYILEFNVFFGSEGLLPLGVKLPQKIEEYLNTLG
- a CDS encoding YugN family protein, whose translation is MKFEQFHIEGKEIRFGLLETIMDHHHFIREGAWDYERATYDMKYEKQSTGETFYLRLPVYAIEGQIEDRHAVVKMLTPILGKHYYPHGVEYDEVFPEEIVRDCERRLKALAETLEVKPLA
- a CDS encoding cysteine hydrolase family protein — encoded protein: MQNHALVVIDIQNDITKNYKAIIDNINKAIDWAVAKKLHIVYIRHENLSAGTRTFKTGTRGAELAPDLKIMSDHVFTKYKGNALTSEAFATFIEQNGIDTFYITGADATACVKSTCYNLRKSDYEVSVLSDCISSYDLKKIEDMIVYYESKGCSILQSEDLSA
- a CDS encoding SCO family protein; the encoded protein is MKRNSYMTVGLTVLTLVVIGVAVYFVFFNQDDLPVIQEPTPFTLTNALNEETYNSDNGKVKIVTFFYTNCPDICPLTLRDFMKLEKELKDENLYGSDVELVAITVDPDVDTVPVLKNYGEAFQAEPTGWKMLTGDQVDIDRITRQLQFYYSKANSGLVTHATTMYVIDRHHDVRAVAQMATAGDDPVDIESIMEDVKVLANEKE